From Ignavibacteriales bacterium, a single genomic window includes:
- a CDS encoding sugar ABC transporter substrate-binding protein has protein sequence MNNKIKPNKVFHYSFTFAERVGEWAIILFLTMLSISCGSSSSNKVEINFWAMGAEGEQVQKLIPEFEKRNPGVTVKVQMIPWTAAQEKLITAYASENTPDICQLGNTWVPQFVALDALEDLNSWLKNTSVKKENYFEGIWNTNVIDDKPYGIPWYVDTRLMFYRTDVFENAGFSTPPKTWDELYTLCKRIKKNVKGQDKYAIYLPANEWAPFIIFGLQNGSSILKNNNSYGDFSNNKFKEAFRFVTRFHKEDLAPIGFSQVTNVYQALADEYFSIYISGPWNINEFKRWMTGNLADKWMTAPLPGPSGYPGASLAGGSSLVMFKESKNKKEVWKLIEYLSEPATQIKLYQLLYDLPAVKQAWQDTTLKNNKYMDAFYIQFQNVIATPKITEWEQIAFSKVQQYAEAAIRGVKTNEECLNGLDADVNTILEKRRWMLNRK, from the coding sequence ATGAATAATAAAATTAAGCCCAATAAAGTGTTTCATTACTCTTTCACCTTTGCTGAGAGAGTTGGGGAGTGGGCTATTATTTTATTCTTAACAATGTTATCCATTAGTTGTGGATCTTCTTCATCAAATAAAGTTGAAATTAATTTTTGGGCAATGGGGGCAGAAGGTGAGCAGGTTCAAAAACTTATCCCTGAGTTTGAAAAACGAAATCCGGGAGTTACTGTAAAAGTACAGATGATTCCCTGGACTGCTGCACAAGAAAAATTAATTACTGCTTACGCAAGTGAAAATACTCCGGACATCTGCCAGCTTGGAAATACCTGGGTGCCGCAGTTTGTTGCATTAGATGCGCTTGAGGATTTAAATAGCTGGCTTAAAAACACAAGTGTAAAAAAAGAAAATTATTTTGAAGGAATATGGAACACAAATGTTATTGATGATAAACCTTACGGAATTCCCTGGTATGTTGATACAAGACTGATGTTTTATAGAACTGATGTTTTTGAAAATGCGGGTTTTAGCACTCCACCTAAAACCTGGGACGAACTTTACACTTTATGTAAGCGCATTAAGAAAAATGTTAAAGGGCAGGATAAATATGCCATTTATCTGCCAGCTAATGAATGGGCTCCGTTTATCATTTTCGGTTTGCAGAACGGGTCATCGATTTTAAAAAACAATAATTCATATGGCGATTTTAGTAACAATAAATTTAAGGAAGCATTTAGGTTTGTTACCAGATTTCATAAAGAAGATTTAGCACCTATTGGATTTTCGCAGGTTACTAATGTATACCAGGCTTTAGCTGATGAGTATTTCTCTATTTACATTTCAGGTCCTTGGAATATTAATGAATTTAAAAGATGGATGACTGGAAATCTTGCTGATAAATGGATGACAGCACCACTTCCAGGTCCAAGTGGATATCCCGGAGCTTCCCTTGCTGGCGGTTCAAGTTTGGTAATGTTTAAGGAATCTAAAAACAAAAAAGAAGTTTGGAAGTTAATTGAATATTTGTCCGAACCAGCAACTCAAATTAAACTATATCAGCTATTGTATGATCTGCCGGCAGTCAAGCAAGCCTGGCAGGATACGACTTTAAAGAACAATAAATATATGGATGCTTTTTACATTCAATTCCAGAATGTAATAGCAACACCAAAAATTACAGAGTGGGAACAGATTGCTTTTTCTAAAGTTCAGCAATATGCAGAAGCAGCAATACGAGGTGTAAAAACTAATGAAGAATGTCTGAATGGTTTGGATGCTGATGTAAATACAATTTTGGAAAAAAGAAGGTGGATGTTAAATAGAAAATAA
- a CDS encoding T9SS type A sorting domain-containing protein has protein sequence MKKNLLLVLFVIFAVNLIAQDYVFFSNSPTSNFYDPSWGYANLPSSVERINNEKFPVDNTHQYSGLNCLRLKWNSKASGDWGIAVAEQGWLPHDISTKDYLTFRVYTESTISNTDLPLIYLEDLNNNKTAKQNLLGFSNSISANTWTKISVPLNVFIQAPGLANPSIIKTIFFGQSTSDGIDHTLYIDEIRMIKAAEADTISPSVPTNIKVTGFDRHFDVTWTPNTETDLAGYRIYRLESSAYKIIGEAEKDENFFSDYVGLPPQTNTYKVLAYDLSGNQSELSVEASSSTKQLTDDELLGMVQEATFRYFWDYAHPVSGLVRERRGSGETVTSGGSGFGIMAIPVGVERGFITRDQAVERILKILNFLNTKADRFHGAYSHWLDGTTGKVIPFSQKDNGGDLVETAYLIQGLLSARQYFNQNNSDEEQIRNIVTSIWEAVEWDWYRRFTSSNYLYWHWSPNYNWDMNMTVTGPSETMITYLLAIASPTHAVPPSLFRNGFAGGFYKNGKSFYGIPLYVGWDYGGPLFFAHYSFLGFDPRGKKDMFTNYFVNNRNHSLINHAYCAANPKHYSGYDANTWGLTASDDPFGYGVHEPTNDNGTITPSAALSSMPYSPEESMNALKSFYFTYGKNLWGAYGFKDAFNLSKNWYADSYLAIDQGPIIVMIENYRSGLLWKNFMANPEIQPMLDAIGFVKDTTTSVENIDEPNSFKLIGNFPNPFNPATKIKFSLKDAQNIKVIIYDMLGRKIKSFEKGMMTAGLHEIEWNSKSDLEEPVSSGIYLYSINGLEKSLTGKMILQK, from the coding sequence ATGAAGAAAAATTTACTACTGGTTCTATTTGTGATTTTTGCTGTTAATTTAATTGCCCAGGATTACGTATTCTTTAGCAATAGTCCAACCAGCAATTTCTACGATCCAAGCTGGGGATATGCAAATTTACCAAGCAGTGTTGAAAGAATAAATAACGAAAAATTTCCTGTTGACAATACACACCAATATTCTGGTTTGAACTGTTTAAGACTAAAGTGGAATTCAAAAGCCAGTGGAGACTGGGGAATTGCTGTTGCAGAACAAGGATGGCTTCCACACGATATTTCAACTAAGGATTATCTTACCTTCCGTGTGTATACTGAAAGCACAATTTCAAATACTGATTTGCCATTAATTTATTTGGAAGATTTAAATAATAACAAAACCGCTAAGCAAAATTTATTGGGCTTTTCTAATTCAATTTCCGCAAACACATGGACAAAAATTTCCGTTCCATTAAATGTTTTTATTCAAGCTCCCGGGCTGGCAAATCCGTCAATCATTAAAACAATATTCTTCGGTCAGTCAACATCAGATGGAATAGATCATACACTGTACATCGATGAAATACGAATGATTAAAGCTGCGGAAGCTGATACAATTTCTCCTTCTGTTCCAACTAATATTAAAGTTACGGGATTTGATCGGCATTTTGATGTAACCTGGACACCAAACACAGAAACAGATTTAGCCGGTTATAGAATTTACAGGTTAGAATCTTCAGCATATAAAATTATTGGCGAAGCAGAAAAAGATGAAAACTTCTTTTCTGATTATGTTGGTTTACCTCCACAAACTAACACCTATAAAGTTCTCGCTTATGATCTTTCTGGTAATCAATCGGAGTTAAGTGTCGAGGCTTCTTCATCTACAAAACAATTAACTGATGATGAACTTCTTGGTATGGTTCAGGAAGCAACATTTAGATATTTCTGGGACTATGCGCATCCGGTTTCAGGTTTGGTTAGAGAAAGGCGCGGCTCTGGTGAAACCGTAACAAGTGGGGGAAGTGGCTTTGGAATAATGGCAATTCCCGTTGGAGTGGAAAGAGGATTTATTACCAGAGACCAGGCAGTTGAAAGAATTTTAAAGATTTTAAACTTCCTTAATACCAAAGCTGATAGATTCCATGGAGCTTATTCCCATTGGCTTGATGGAACAACCGGAAAAGTTATTCCTTTCAGCCAAAAAGATAATGGCGGTGATTTGGTTGAAACTGCATACTTAATTCAAGGTTTGCTTTCAGCAAGACAATATTTTAATCAAAATAATTCCGATGAAGAACAGATAAGAAATATTGTTACATCAATTTGGGAAGCCGTTGAATGGGATTGGTACAGAAGATTCACAAGTAGTAATTATTTGTATTGGCACTGGTCGCCAAACTACAATTGGGATATGAATATGACTGTAACAGGACCAAGTGAAACAATGATTACTTATCTGCTTGCAATAGCTTCTCCCACTCACGCAGTTCCACCTTCACTTTTCAGGAATGGGTTTGCCGGAGGATTTTATAAAAATGGTAAATCGTTTTACGGAATTCCACTTTATGTAGGATGGGATTATGGTGGTCCGCTTTTCTTTGCCCATTACTCATTTCTTGGCTTCGATCCGCGCGGAAAGAAGGATATGTTTACAAATTACTTTGTGAACAATAGAAATCATTCATTGATTAATCATGCTTACTGTGCTGCAAATCCAAAACACTATTCCGGATACGATGCAAACACATGGGGCTTAACAGCCAGCGATGATCCGTTTGGATATGGAGTGCATGAACCAACAAATGATAATGGAACAATAACTCCATCAGCAGCGCTTTCATCAATGCCTTACTCACCAGAGGAATCGATGAATGCTTTAAAAAGTTTTTATTTTACATATGGAAAAAACCTTTGGGGTGCTTATGGATTTAAGGATGCATTTAATTTGAGTAAAAATTGGTATGCTGATAGTTATCTGGCAATTGATCAGGGACCAATCATAGTAATGATAGAAAATTACAGAAGCGGATTATTATGGAAAAATTTTATGGCAAATCCGGAAATCCAACCGATGCTTGACGCAATAGGATTTGTTAAAGACACTACTACCAGCGTAGAAAATATTGATGAACCTAATTCTTTCAAATTAATTGGAAATTTTCCTAATCCATTTAATCCTGCAACTAAAATAAAATTTTCTCTTAAAGATGCACAAAATATTAAAGTAATAATTTATGATATGCTTGGAAGAAAAATAAAGTCGTTTGAAAAAGGAATGATGACCGCCGGATTACACGAAATTGAATGGAATAGTAAAAGTGATCTTGAAGAGCCGGTAAGTTCTGGTATTTATTTGTATTCAATAAATGGACTGGAAAAATCACTAACTGGAAAAATGATTCTTCAAAAATAA
- a CDS encoding T9SS type A sorting domain-containing protein, with amino-acid sequence MLNIILLFTIKGFAFPKGYHNLDDDRNQQVNDVQSSSNPISSNLTTLNPDVQSVLLYLKSIQDNFSTDKWLVPAMEDNSGQTFNNALTAMAFILTMEKERAERILDFYAKRADTSNKILNKQSFFYNGEARGFYQNVSLGGGSYSPFICDRWMGDNAWLLLAYKFYESKYGFSGKPLYVDVSQYLKDLLLAFYIDDPGGHGGFVRHGWRWGPRDSSITRNDYKLHETDLQGNPVGHEEGNIDTYAVLKICGETEKARKIKEWVDFRMSELEKIPNVSLPLDLYSWRSLAFSSQGEYYKNLVLVPENDSRFKKEVEFNGKKAIGFYSSAVSNIQNVWMDGLGHMVCAFYASGYKAKGDFYSSQLDSFLINRTIKGISSYALPYTANTTGGYDWVDIKKGFSSACAWYIFAKNAFNPFTFDTNTTGNIEQGDNNKLLYDLKQNYPNPFNPSTKIRYTLAPTAMQAGLPAPNTYSENINHGEAYVKLNVFDSLGNDVFTLVNESQSAGNYEVEFNGKNFASGVYYYTLQTDEFKATNKMLLIK; translated from the coding sequence TTGTTGAATATAATTCTGCTTTTTACTATAAAAGGTTTTGCCTTTCCAAAAGGCTATCACAATCTGGATGATGATAGAAATCAGCAGGTAAATGATGTTCAATCATCCTCAAATCCAATTTCATCAAATTTAACAACCTTAAATCCGGACGTTCAATCAGTATTATTATATTTAAAATCAATACAAGACAATTTCTCAACTGATAAATGGTTGGTTCCGGCAATGGAAGATAATTCCGGTCAAACTTTTAACAATGCTCTTACTGCGATGGCATTCATCTTAACAATGGAAAAAGAAAGGGCTGAAAGAATCCTGGATTTCTATGCTAAAAGAGCCGATACATCTAATAAGATTTTAAACAAGCAAAGCTTTTTTTACAATGGTGAAGCGAGAGGCTTTTATCAGAATGTAAGTTTGGGTGGTGGTTCTTATAGCCCATTTATTTGTGATAGATGGATGGGAGATAATGCGTGGTTGCTTTTAGCATATAAATTTTATGAAAGCAAATATGGATTTTCCGGCAAGCCATTATATGTTGATGTTTCCCAATACTTAAAAGATTTATTACTTGCTTTTTATATTGATGATCCAGGTGGGCATGGTGGTTTTGTAAGACATGGCTGGCGCTGGGGACCAAGAGATTCTTCTATAACCAGGAATGATTATAAACTTCACGAAACAGATCTGCAAGGTAATCCGGTTGGTCACGAAGAAGGAAATATTGATACGTACGCTGTACTTAAAATATGTGGGGAAACGGAGAAAGCCCGGAAAATTAAAGAATGGGTAGACTTCCGGATGTCTGAACTTGAAAAAATTCCTAATGTAAGTCTTCCATTAGATTTGTATAGTTGGCGGTCATTAGCTTTTAGCAGCCAAGGCGAGTACTATAAAAATCTTGTTCTGGTACCGGAAAATGATTCTCGTTTTAAAAAAGAAGTTGAGTTCAATGGAAAGAAAGCAATAGGTTTTTATTCTTCTGCCGTTTCAAATATACAAAATGTTTGGATGGATGGATTGGGGCATATGGTCTGTGCATTTTATGCTTCGGGGTATAAAGCAAAGGGAGATTTCTATTCAAGCCAATTGGATTCATTCTTGATCAACAGAACCATAAAAGGAATTTCCAGTTATGCATTGCCATATACTGCCAACACCACAGGCGGTTATGATTGGGTAGATATTAAGAAGGGATTTTCATCTGCTTGTGCCTGGTACATTTTTGCTAAGAATGCTTTTAATCCATTTACTTTTGATACCAATACAACAGGTAATATTGAGCAAGGTGATAATAATAAATTATTATATGACCTTAAACAGAATTATCCAAATCCATTTAACCCGTCTACAAAAATCAGGTATACATTAGCCCCGACTGCAATGCAGGCAGGCTTGCCAGCTCCAAACACATACTCGGAAAACATCAACCACGGGGAAGCTTATGTTAAATTAAATGTATTTGATTCTTTAGGTAATGATGTTTTTACATTGGTAAATGAAAGTCAGTCGGCAGGGAATTATGAAGTTGAGTTCAATGGAAAAAATTTTGCAAGCGGAGTTTATTACTACACTTTGCAAACTGACGAATTTAAAGCAACAAATAAAATGTTATTAATTAAATAG
- a CDS encoding sugar ABC transporter permease, with protein sequence MKQENKIFGIYAAYFFLAPAVSAIFVFFFIPVVAAFIISFTDFDIYALSSLSNTRFIGFNNYIKLFNDPLFWTALKNTLYYVIGAGPVSVLVSLSAALLLNSKIVKYKSFFRMAYFIPVVTTLVAVAIIWRFIYHPKFGLLNYLLSLVGINPVDWLGNPDWAMPSIMIMSVWKNFGYNMIIFIAGLQNIPDELYEAAMIEGANAWQKFKKITLPMLAPTTVFVSIISMIGFFQLFAEPYIMTQNGPLNKTLSIVGYMYQEGFRWWNMGYSASLAFVLFIIIFVITLFQLKLQKNAAYE encoded by the coding sequence ATGAAACAGGAAAACAAAATATTTGGAATTTATGCGGCTTACTTTTTCTTAGCGCCAGCGGTAAGTGCAATATTCGTTTTCTTTTTTATTCCTGTTGTTGCCGCTTTTATAATAAGTTTTACTGATTTTGATATTTATGCTCTTAGTAGCCTTTCCAACACAAGGTTCATTGGATTTAATAATTACATAAAGTTGTTTAACGATCCACTTTTTTGGACAGCACTAAAAAACACCCTCTACTATGTAATTGGTGCCGGTCCGGTTTCAGTATTAGTTTCATTAAGTGCTGCGTTACTTCTTAATTCAAAAATTGTAAAGTATAAAAGTTTTTTCAGGATGGCTTATTTTATTCCAGTTGTAACAACGTTGGTTGCAGTGGCAATAATCTGGCGGTTCATTTATCATCCTAAATTTGGGCTATTGAATTATTTGCTTAGCCTTGTTGGAATTAATCCTGTTGATTGGCTTGGCAATCCTGATTGGGCAATGCCTTCAATTATGATTATGTCTGTCTGGAAAAATTTTGGTTATAACATGATAATTTTTATTGCGGGTTTGCAGAACATTCCTGATGAACTTTATGAAGCTGCAATGATTGAAGGAGCAAATGCCTGGCAGAAATTTAAAAAAATTACACTACCGATGCTTGCACCCACAACTGTTTTTGTAAGTATAATATCAATGATTGGCTTCTTCCAGCTTTTTGCTGAACCCTATATAATGACGCAGAACGGTCCTTTGAATAAAACGCTTAGTATTGTTGGATATATGTATCAGGAAGGATTCCGATGGTGGAACATGGGCTATTCTGCATCGCTGGCTTTTGTATTATTCATAATAATTTTTGTCATAACTCTATTCCAGCTTAAATTGCAAAAGAACGCGGCATATGAATAA